The Penaeus monodon isolate SGIC_2016 chromosome 5, NSTDA_Pmon_1, whole genome shotgun sequence genome window below encodes:
- the LOC119573400 gene encoding trypsin-1-like: protein MKSLVLCLLLAGAFAAPSRKPTFRRGLNKIVGGTDVTPGELPYQLSFQDISFGFAFHFCGASIYNEQWAICAGHCVQGEDMNNPDYLQVVAGEHNRDVDEGNEQTIILSKIIQHEDYNGFTISNDISLLKLSQPLTFNDYVGPIALPEAGHAASGECIVSGWGALSEGGSSPSVLQKVSVPIVSDAECRDAYGQNDIDDSMICAGVPEGGKDSCQGDSGGPLACSDTGSPYLAGIVSWGYGCARPNYPGVYTEVAYFVDWVQANAV, encoded by the exons ATGAAGTCCCTCGTGCTCTGCCTGCTCCTCGCCGGGGCCTTTG CCGCCCCCTCCAGGAAGCCCACCTTCCGCCGCGGTCTGAACAAGATCGTGGGAGGAACTGACGTCACTCCTGGTGAGCTTCCTTACCAGCTCAGCTTCCAGGACATTTCCTTCGGCTTCGCCTTCCACTTCTGCGGCGCCTCCATCTACAACGAGCAGTGGGCCATCTGCGCCGGTCACTGCGTCCAGGGCGAGGACATGAACAACCCCGATTACCTTCAG GTTGTTGCTGGAGAGCATAACAGGGATGTGGATGAGGGCAACGAGCAGACCATCATCCTGTCCAAGATCATCCAACACGAGGACTACAACGGTTTCACCATCAGCAACGACATCTCCCTGCTCAAGCTGTCTCAGCCTCTGACCTTCAACGACTACGTGGGCCCCATTGCCCTTCCCGAAGCAGGTCACGCTGCCTCTGGTGAATGCATCGTGTCCGGCTGGGGTGCTCTCTCTGAAGGAGGAAGCTCCCCTAGTGTCCTCCAGAAGGTGTCCGTTCCCATCGTGTCTGACGCCGAATGTCGCGATGCTTATGGCCAAAACGATATTGATGACTCCATGATCTGTGCTGGAGTGCCCGAGGGCGGCAAGGACTCGTGTCAGGGTGACTCTGGCGGCCCCCTTGCTTGCTCTGACACCGGTTCCCCCTACCTGGCCGGCATCGTGTCCTGGGGCTACGGCTGTGCCCGTCCCAACTACCCTGGCGTCTACACCGAAGTTGCTTACTTCGTTGACTGGGTCCAGGCGAATGCTGTttaa
- the LOC119573598 gene encoding chymotrypsin-like elastase family member 2A yields MSKSDNWAVAENLDATEGNDQAVALSKIIQHEDYNGFTISNDISLLKLSQPLTFNDYVGPIALPEAGHATSGECIVSGWGALSEGGSSPSVLQKVSVPIVGKGLLSDYAILLAQQHSMNKINPLFGDPSGISINDKGFISLYLMACELMAKSTSRRCLGILYHWTTNCLPGDSQHCKKRKSDS; encoded by the exons atgtccaaatcagacaactgg GCTGTCGCCGAGAACCTCGATGCTACCGAAGGCAACGACCAAGCGGTCGCCCTCTCCAAGATCATCCAACACGAGGACTACAACGGTTTCACCATCAGCAACGACATCTCCCTGCTCAAGCTGTCTCAGCCTCTGACCTTCAACGACTACGTGGGCCCCATTGCCCTTCCCGAAGCAGGTCATGCTACCTCTGGTGAATGCATCGTGTCCGGCTGGGGTGCTCTCTCTGAAGGAGGAAGCTCCCCCAGTGTCCTCCAGAAGGTGTCCGTTCCCATCGT AGGCAAAGGACTTTTGTCTGATTATGCAATACTCTTGGCGCAACAACACAGCATGAATAAGATAAACCCTTTGTTCGGTGATCCCAGTGGAATATCCATTAATGACAAGGGTTTTATTTCCTTGTACTTGATGGCGTGTGAACTTATGGCCAAGTCGACCTCCCGAAGATGCCTAGGAATTCTGTATCAC TGGACGACCAATTGCCTCCCTGGGGACTCTCAACACTGCAAAAAACGAAAGTCAGATTCCTAA
- the LOC119573401 gene encoding trypsin-1-like, with protein sequence MKSLVLCLLLAGAFAAPSRKPTFRRGLNKIVGGTDVTPGELPYQLSFQDISFGFAFHFCGASIYNEQWAICAGHCVQGEDMNNPDYLQVVAGEHNRDVDEGNEQTIILSKIIQHEDYNGFSISNDISLLKLSQPLTFNDYVGPIALPEAGHAASGECIVSGWGALSEGGSSPSVLQKVSVPIVSDAECRDAYGQNDVEDSMICAGVPEGGKDSCQGDSGGPMVCSDTGSPYLAGIVSWGYGCARPNYPGVYAEVAYFVDWVLANAV encoded by the exons ATGAAGTCCCTCGTGCTCTGCCTGCTCCTCGCCGGGGCCTTTG CCGCCCCCTCCAGGAAGCCCACCTTCCGCCGCGGTCTGAACAAAATCGTGGGAGGAACTGACGTCACTCCTGGTGAGCTTCCTTACCAGCTCAGCTTCCAGGACATTTCCTTCGGCTTCGCCTTCCACTTCTGCGGCGCCTCCATCTACAACGAGCAGTGGGCCATCTGCGCCGGTCATTGCGTCCAGGGCGAGGACATGAACAACCCCGATTACCTTCAG GTTGTTGCTGGAGAGCACAACAGGGATGTGGATGAGGGCAACGAGCAGACCATCATCCTGTCCAAGATCATCCAACACGAGGACTACAACGGTTTCTCCATCAGCAACGACATCTCCCTGCTCAAGCTGTCTCAGCCTCTGACCTTCAACGACTACGTGGGCCCCATTGCCCTTCCCGAAGCAGGTCATGCTGCCTCTGGTGAATGCATCGTGTCCGGCTGGGGTGCTCTCTCTGAAGGAGGAAGCTCCCCCAGTGTCCTCCAGAAGGTGTCCGTTCCCATCGTGTCTGACGCCGAATGTCGCGATGCTTATGGCCAAAACGACGTTGAGGACTCCATGATCTGTGCCGGAGTGCCCGAGGGCGGCAAGGACTCGTGCCAGGGTGACTCTGGCGGCCCCATGGTTTGCTCTGACACCGGCTCCCCCTACCTGGCCGGCATCGTGTCCTGGGGCTACGGCTGTGCCCGTCCAAACTACCCTGGCGTCTATGCCGAAGTTGCTTACTTCGTTGACTGGGTCCTGGCTAATGCTGTCTAA
- the LOC119573402 gene encoding trypsin-1-like, with the protein MKAVVLCLLLAGALAAPSRKPTFRRGLNKIVGGTDVTPGELPYQLSFQDISFGFPFHFCGASIYNEQWAICAGHCVQGEDMNNPDYLQVVAGEHNKNVDEGNEQTIILSKIIQHEDYNGFTISNDISLLKLSQPLTFNDYVGPIALPEAGHAASGECIVSGWGTTSEGGSTPSVLQKVSVPIVSDAECRDAYGQNDIEDSMICAGVPEGGKDSCQGDSGGPLACSDTGSPYLAGIVSWGYGCARPNYPGVYTEVAYFVDWVQANAV; encoded by the exons ATGAAAGCTGTAGTGCTGTGCCTGCTCCTCGCCGGGGCCCTCG CCGCCCCCTCCAGGAAACCCACCTTCCGCCGCGGTCTGAACAAGATCGTGGGAGGAACTGACGTCACTCCTGGTGAGCTTCCTTACCAGCTCAGCTTCCAGGACATTTCCTTCGGCTTCCCCTTCCACTTCTGCGGCGCCTCCATCTACAACGAGCAGTGGGCCATCTGCGCCGGTCACTGCGTCCAGGGCGAGGACATGAACAACCCCGATTACCTTCAG GTTGTTGCTGGAGAGCACAACAAGAATGTGGATGAGGGCAACGAGCAGACCATCATCCTGTCCAAGATCATCCAACACGAGGACTACAACGGTTTCACCATCAGCAACGACATTTCCCTGCTCAAGCTGTCTCAGCCTCTGACCTTCAACGACTACGTGGGCCCCATTGCCCTTCCCGAAGCAGGTCATGCTGCCTCTGGTGAATGCATCGTGTCCGGCTGGGGAACCACCAGCGAGGGAGGAAGCACCCCCAGTGTCCTCCAGAAGGTGTCCGTTCCCATCGTGTCTGACGCCGAATGTCGCGATGCTTATGGCCAGAACGATATTGAGGACTCCATGATCTGTGCCGGAGTGCCCGAGGGCGGCAAGGACTCATGCCAGGGTGACTCTGGCGGCCCCCTTGCTTGCTCTGACACCGGTTCCCCCTACCTGGCCGGCATTGTTTCCTGGGGCTACGGCTGTGCCCGTCCCAACTACCCTGGCGTCTACACCGAAGTTGCTTACTTCGTTGACTGGGTCCAGGCTAATGCTGTGTAA